From the Lolium rigidum isolate FL_2022 chromosome 2, APGP_CSIRO_Lrig_0.1, whole genome shotgun sequence genome, one window contains:
- the LOC124691507 gene encoding dihydrolipoyllysine-residue acetyltransferase component 3 of pyruvate dehydrogenase complex, mitochondrial-like, with product MSAAHLLRHSRKLRSLRNAIDCERSGLARYFSTGSGSFAVKENGVERRIGGAGFSQYKQSGKNLETCKVSVGGVNGSSAFRGTLTNRISSGVTGLNGPLSCVRVASARSFSSSADLPPHQEIGMPSLSPTMTEGNIAKWVKKEGDQVSPGEVLCEVETDKATVEMECMEEGYLAKIVQGDGAKEIKVGEIICVTVEEEGDIEKFKDYKPSSSDAPVAPSESKAKSEPAEPKAEEKVPAKAPEPKAPKTEEASRSGDRIFSSPLARKLAEDNNVPLSSVKGTGPDGRILKADIEDYLASATKGGKSETFAASGLDYTDIPNAQIRKVTANRLLASKQTIPHYYLTVDTRVDNLIKLRGELNPQQEASGGKKISINDLVIKAAALALRKVPQCNSSWMNDFIRQYNNVNINVAVQTEHGLFVPVVRDADKKGLGTIGEEVKQLAQRARNNSLKPQDYEGGTFTVSNLGGPFGIKQFCAIINPPQSAILAIGSAEKRVIPGSADGQYEFGSYMSVTMSCDHRVIDGAIGAEFLKAFKGYIENPTTMLL from the exons ATGTCCGCCGCGCACCTCCTCCGCCACTCCCGCAAG CTGCGGAGCTTGCGGAACGCTATAGACTGTGAGCGCTCCGGCCTGGCGCGCTACTTCTCTACTGGTTCCGGATCCTTCGCCGTGAAGGAAAATG GTGTTGAGAGAAGAATTGGAGGCGCCGGATTTTCTCAGTACAAGCAATCTGGGAAAAACCTTGAGACCTGCAAG GTGTCAGTAGGAGGAGTAAATGGAAGCTCCGCTTTCAGAGGAACACTCACCAACCGTATCTCAAGTGGTGTTACTGGCCTCAATGGTCCACTGTCATG tGTGCGGGTAGCCTCAGCAAGGTCTTTCTCAAGTAGTGCAG ACCTACCACCACATCAGGAAATTGGGATGCCATCACTTTCTCCTACGATGACTGAG GGAAACATTGCCAAGTGGGTGAAGAAGGAAGGGGACCAAGTCTCACCTGGTGAAGTTCTGTGCGAGGTTGAAACG GATAAAGCCACGGTAGAGATGGAGTGCATGGAAGAGGGCTATCTTGCTAAGATTGTTCAGGGTGATGGTGCCAAGGAGATTAAAGTTGGCGAG ATCATCTGTGTGACCGTCGAAGAAGAGGGTGACATCGAGAAGTTTAAAGATTATAAACCATCGTCTTCTGATGCACCTGTAGCTCCTTCTGAATCAAAGGCTAAATCTGAACCTGCGGAGCCAAAGGCAGAGGAGAAAGTGCCTGCCAAGGCTCCTGAGCCGAAGGCCCCAAAGACCGAAGAAGCTTCTCGATCTGGCGATAGAATATTCTCCAGCCCCCTTGCAAGAAAATTAGCAGAAGATAACAAT GTCCCACTATCAAGTGTAAAAGGCACTGGTCCTGATGGTCGTATTCTGAAGGCAGACATTGAAGATTACTTGG CTTCTGCGACCAAGGGTGGCAAGAGCGAGACTTTTGCCGCTTCAGGATTAGATTACACTGATATTCCAAATGCGCAGATAAGAAAG GTTACTGCGAACCGCCTCTTAGCCTCGAAACAGACCATCCCGCATTACTACTTGACAGTTGACACACGCGTCGATAATCTTATAAA GCTGCGAGGAGAATTGAACCCTCAGCAAGAAGCTTCTGGTGGAAAGAAGATATCTATTAATGACCTTGTTATAAAG GCTGCAGCTTTGGCTCTTCGAAAGGTCCCCCAGTGTAACAGTTCTTGGATGAATGATTTTATCCGCCA ATACAACAATGTGAACATAAATGTCGCTGTACAAACTGAGCATGGATTGTTTGTTCCAGTAGTTAGG GATGCAGACAAGAAGGGACTTGGTACAATCGGTGAGGAGGTGAAGCAGTTGGCTCAAAGAGCAAGGAATAACAGCTTAAAACCACAAGATTATGAG GGTGGCACGTTCACAGTATCAAACTTGGGAGGTCCTTTTGGAATTAAACAATTCTGTGCTATCATAAATCCTCCCCAGTCAGCAATCTTGGCCATTGGTTCTG CTGAGAAGAGGGTGATACCTGGCAGTGCGGATGGTCAGTATGAGTTTGGTTCCTACATGTCAGTAACAATGAGCTGTGATCACAGGGTTATTGATG GTGCAATTGGTGCGGAATTCCTGAAAGCGTTCAAGGGCTACATCGAGAACCCAACGACAATGTTGCTGTAA